From Erigeron canadensis isolate Cc75 chromosome 5, C_canadensis_v1, whole genome shotgun sequence:
TATGTAACTTAAGTATTGAAAATCCTATTGTGTCATACAGGAATATCCAAAGCTATAGAGTGTAAAGGCAGAAATATTGAGCCAATTGCCAATGAGCTATATAGATTAGAACATCAACAAAGTTGATGACTTTAATGGACAACATAGCGACATATGTACAGCACTTGCCACATAAAACTTTAAGTCATGACTAATATGTATGAAGTCCTGGCTATTTACACATTACTATTGAAAAAGGGCTGTAACTTCGAATTTCCGATCCATTTAACTGCAAAATAAAGGTTAATTTTGGTGTTTGAGAGTacgtaactttttttaaaagttgaagcGCGGTTTTAAGTGTTCTGCATTTATGAGTGTCTTAGCTTATTCGAAGGGAAAAAGGCACTTACTTTAAGTTAGGCGAATGTTGCTTATTCTAAACACGATTTTAAGCTACACACAAAAGATAATATGCACTCCTaattcccaaacaccctctaaaatGGAACCTACCATGATATCGTgtgtttataactttttaagtaCTAATGGAAAAAATTGAAGATTATTACCATACATTATACTAACTACTAAGGGGTTGGGACCTGTTTTAGTTCACCGTAAAGTTTACATATTGATCCGAGCATCATTTGAACCAACATCTAAAATGCTTAATAGACACAAAACAAACACTAATACATAAAACGAGTCCTAGAAACAAAATTTCTGAATGTTGTCGAGCGAATTCCTTCCCTATACGATAAAGTTCTCAACTTTCCTACTAGACTTTTAAGGATTATCCCATCTTAGTCCTATAACAGCCAAACAATAGTCCAAGCAAATGGACAAGCCATCTAAAGGTTGGTGACATTATGTCCAACAATACTTCTCCTTAAAGCTAACAACTATCAATGTATCAAGATCTTAACTGGCTAAACGTTCCATCGGTAGGTAACCAACATATAACTCCATCAACATTCAACCACTTTAATAATGGTATGAACCCAATAACAATTCCTACTTAACTAACAAAATTACTCAAAAAACCAATCTACAATATCACAAATTTAATAACATTTCATCTTTACCCAGATGAAAAGTATAACCATTTATTGACTATTTTACCCCTAGCAAGGGTTCGGAAAAGGTCACATACATACTAGTTAAAAGACTCATGGTCACCTGAATTGGGAACAcctaatctttatttatttatttaactttatagCAAAAATGGAtcaatatatacacaactatagatatatagatacaaaaaaaaTCACCTGAACACCACCATCGCCAGCAGGGCAAGGGACTAAAATGGGCCCGATTTGATGGGCTCTATCAACAGGAACTTGAACAGAAACACTGAATCCTTTTCTAGGAAGATTACTAGTATTAGTATTGATATAATTATGTATGTGTTCTGCTGAGtttggattattgttaacatcagtttcaccatcatcatcatcatcttgagAATCTTTGTTGACTTCGGGATTTCCGAATCCTAGGATTCCAGCCAAGCGCTTGATGAACCTCATTTGTTACAGTATATGTAGCAAAGAGTGAATCTTGGTTGGAGATTATGTTGTTGAAGAACCCTTGATGGAGAATTGGGGGTGGAAAAAGTCGGTTGGGTGAGGAGTTGGGGTCTGTTTGTCTATTCAACAAGAGAGATTTGATGGCTCATAAGTTAGTATAGTTATTaaggtttttccttttttcattaaatacatatGTCTTATACATCATTAttcattcaaattttattttggaaaaaataatatatgttgtttgaattaaaaaaaatgctaaatgaaaGTAATTAGCATTGTATTGTTTAGTTAACTtatgaaaagaaaggaaaggagaGAAGATCATTTTTTCTTCCTAATCAGctaaaaaataagagaaaaacttttgaaaaaaaaaacaactaaacttcTCCTTCTAATCCTTTCCACTCCTTCccttttcacacttaaaaaaatcttaataatctattttataattttcctctctcctctcttttcttttccatccttaaaaaaactaaataatacaGTGTAGGGGTTTACttaatgtgtataaaaaaattgtatatttcCATATAAAAAGTCTACCCTTAAATATTACGTATAAATTTTTAGTGCATCTTTACAAAAGCCCATGGGCTTTGTTTAACAAAACTCTTAAAATATACCCATATATagtaaaaacattaaatgtttGATGTCTCTTATGTCTTTCAGTCAAATGTTGGTCACGAGTTCAACGCCTATGAAATGCATTTTGGAAATTCCCTGCCAATGAGGTGGGGCATGGGGTTTCCCTAGCATTTAGCTGGTTTACTTCAGAACGGTAGTgagacttccaccgccagtcatgccctcaAATTGATTATACTAGTGACGTGGTTGATCTCTACCGAACAATGAAGAGGTAATTCCGCTGAGTTCAATCACTACTGttgttcatataaaaaaaattataacaattacaattacaattacaatgtataaaggaatttatttttttaatacatacatTACTTTCTAATAACCCTTAATATACAAATATCTCGGATTAATTATTGAACATAAACCCCAAAAAATCGTTATAAAATAAGATAACCCACATTAACATATGCAAACAAATTATGGCATGATATTTTGACCACAGAAGGCAAATATGTTTACAAAATGAGAGAACCCTATGCTATTTACGTATTATAACACATTAAGCTGATCATGCTTGAATCATAAAACGTTTATATATTCATTATGCATATGGTGATAATGCTTAAAAGTTAATAGCTCAATAATCgttcttttaaaaaatgatagcTCTATAACTAAGATAGCTTGATAGTCGTTTCTTTTTAGCGAATATCCTTATACTCTATGCGATCTAGTTGatcattcttttaaatttatacaaCATGAACCATACATGTTGATGGCGTATGCACCCATCTTTCACATAGCAACCTAACTGAAGTCGATAAATATGGAAAAGATAAACACTTTCTTTAATAGCGAATCCGCATATATCTCCAAATATGATAATCCAGTATTACGAGATAAGAACAAAACTTAAGATATATGAAAGaatcaaaaaatgatttttgcACATGataaaggaaaaggaaaaaccTACTTGTTTATCAAGATACCCTTTATAAAATGAGGGTTTGATACTAAAAGAACACATCCACACACATACTTACATTCTTTGCCTAGAAAAGCCTTAGCCTTACCAGAAAAGAATTACCAATATACAACCTAAAACCATACATCCTCATTATCCTAGGAGACCTGTTTGGTGTACAAACACATGTGTCATAGTAATGCATATGGTGATTTTGTGTTTGAAACTTTGTCATTTACGTATCCAATCCCACTTTACGAGTTAGTCAATTTTAGGATGATTACTTGTTTTGTGGGTAACTTAAAGTTATCACGAGTGAACCTTTGTGGTCGCaagaaatataatttttttgttcatatataaattaaacttaaaatcaaacttttatcCTTAAATGATCAAACTTTAACCACTAAAGTCGTTTTGGTTAACAATATCATAATATCTATTAGATATGTTaaactgataaaaaaaaaaa
This genomic window contains:
- the LOC122600279 gene encoding uncharacterized protein LOC122600279, yielding MRFIKRLAGILGFGNPEVNKDSQDDDDDGETDVNNNPNSAEHIHNYINTNTSNLPRKGFSVSVQVPVDRAHQIGPILVPCPAGDGGVQGLKWYTQRLKIDEDGDVADEFLEEVFSETVSDTDTQELHQSTSSKLQVKLSAKPAKARNPCLSKEGTVQHYVKYQGRMQLTG